The following proteins come from a genomic window of Nitrospirota bacterium:
- a CDS encoding ABC transporter ATP-binding protein: MKSAYEADSVYFKYSGQWVIENVSFEIRDGEFFGIIGPNGSGKSSLLKLLSKILAPQAGQIYFRETDISKVGRRELSRTVSFIPQESSFLFPYTVTETVSMGRYPHLKGKLFEDTYDKKVVTDAMSCVGIYSLRDRPITDISGGEKQRAIIARGLAQEPDILIMDEPTTSLDIGHQMEIFNLLSRLNVERKMTIITSLHDLNIGSQYCDKIMLINRGKISAMGTPDEVITEVNIRNVYGCNVIVDNNPASGTPRVSLIPLDASVKYHGLTGTRSIWGKDKC; the protein is encoded by the coding sequence ATGAAATCTGCATATGAGGCCGACAGTGTTTATTTCAAATATTCAGGTCAATGGGTAATAGAAAATGTTTCATTCGAGATTCGTGATGGTGAGTTCTTTGGTATCATAGGTCCTAACGGCTCCGGGAAATCGTCGCTGCTGAAATTGTTATCAAAGATACTCGCACCTCAGGCCGGACAAATATACTTCAGAGAAACAGATATCAGTAAGGTGGGAAGGAGAGAGCTGTCGAGAACTGTCTCATTTATCCCGCAGGAGTCTTCATTTCTTTTTCCATATACAGTTACTGAAACTGTTTCCATGGGACGATATCCGCATCTTAAGGGAAAATTGTTTGAAGACACTTATGACAAAAAAGTAGTTACTGATGCAATGTCATGTGTAGGGATATATTCATTAAGAGACAGGCCCATAACAGATATCTCCGGGGGTGAGAAACAACGGGCAATTATAGCGAGGGGGCTGGCTCAGGAGCCTGATATCCTGATAATGGACGAGCCAACAACATCCTTAGACATTGGTCATCAGATGGAGATATTCAACCTCCTATCAAGATTAAACGTGGAAAGGAAGATGACGATCATAACCTCCCTGCATGACCTGAACATAGGTAGTCAGTATTGTGACAAAATAATGCTGATAAACAGAGGAAAGATCTCTGCAATGGGCACCCCCGATGAAGTCATAACAGAGGTAAATATCAGAAACGTATACGGCTGTAATGTAATCGTGGACAATAACCCTGCATCCGGCACGCCTCGTGTAAGCCTTATACCATTGGATGCCTCCGTTAAATATCATGGTCTAACCGGTACAAGGTCAATATGGGGTAAAGACAAATGTTGA
- a CDS encoding energy transducer TonB, with the protein MLNRKILIISLLFSFAAHLAVAAVIAYIPDDVIGNSVAVHQDMVIWGYIPDVINPVNQNKMIHIGRSLPASQSIAVNTDKKNMKTILSGDDKNRADHPELISVAQLTDGQESLQQVQNDHVESGNDNVKMGVSSETGGGNGLSDNGGNKGDNSYNINAFGERIRKEIERHKYYPEIAKSKGIEGTVYINFYIGQDGIPSSIYIAKSSGSKILDDAGIKTIKMIGKITNLHKELRELDIAVPITYKLSN; encoded by the coding sequence ATGTTGAACAGGAAGATACTGATCATTTCATTATTATTCTCCTTTGCAGCACATTTGGCAGTTGCGGCAGTTATTGCGTATATACCTGATGATGTGATCGGGAATTCTGTGGCAGTCCATCAGGACATGGTAATTTGGGGTTATATCCCTGATGTCATTAATCCTGTTAATCAGAATAAAATGATACATATAGGGAGGTCATTACCTGCCAGTCAATCTATTGCTGTAAATACTGACAAAAAAAACATGAAGACCATACTCTCAGGGGACGACAAAAATAGAGCAGATCACCCTGAACTTATATCAGTGGCTCAATTGACGGATGGGCAGGAAAGCCTTCAACAGGTTCAGAATGACCATGTTGAAAGTGGTAATGATAACGTTAAGATGGGAGTAAGCAGCGAAACAGGGGGGGGTAACGGGCTTTCTGATAACGGGGGTAATAAGGGGGACAACAGCTATAATATTAATGCTTTTGGTGAAAGAATCAGAAAGGAGATCGAACGACATAAATATTACCCTGAAATTGCGAAGTCTAAAGGGATAGAAGGGACAGTCTACATAAATTTCTATATAGGACAGGATGGGATTCCTTCCAGTATATATATAGCGAAATCATCAGGTTCAAAAATCCTGGATGATGCCGGCATCAAAACTATCAAAATGATAGGGAAGATTACAAATCTGCATAAGGAGTTACGGGAACTTGATATTGCAGTGCCTATTACATACAAACTCAGCAACTAA